One Ricinus communis isolate WT05 ecotype wild-type chromosome 7, ASM1957865v1, whole genome shotgun sequence genomic region harbors:
- the LOC8278430 gene encoding F-box protein SKIP14 — MALNFSHRTLFPGHLPEDNLVTPMRLANGYLVEDKVENCFDYGRDRSDRCGPCGSQESVHKDILDLLPSDPFGMDISTTFTALTGWLEDLEMDYTGYSSDQVATSDGSYQLFAGLNFIWSNAMRFQNFPGSMRFDCRSNAAGGFCDGCLELEGTCASGPCAFGVTCNLENIFSLGNELVGNKDVGIMERSEESHEVSSDGDVGAPHSALGFALAFLGVRDLLVVETVCRSLRWTVRNDPLLWRSFHIDQPLNEKITDDVLLQLTNRAQGTLQCLSLVECPRITDDGLKQVLENNPRITKLSVPGCTRLSIEGIVSSLKALKAMGTQRVKHLRIGGIYGVTQEHFEELKFLLGTDGHMQQNAHKPHFYHRENLYLSCEDDRTIDIEMCPRCQNLRLVYDCPAEGCQQKEHSSQACRGCTLCIARCSQCGCCINDSEYEETFCLELLCSDCYKQLLKCQEKQVNKITPPKSLARHVSSCSGRLHG, encoded by the exons ATGGCCTTGAATTTTTCACATCGAACCCTCTTTCCTGGGCATTTACCTGAGGACAATTTAGTAACCCCAATGAGACTTGCTAATGGTTACCTTGTTGAGGACAAGGTTGAGAATTGCTTTGATTATGGGAGGGATAGGAGTGATAGGTGTGGGCCGTGTGGCTCTCAGGAATCGGTGCATAAGGACATTCTTGACCTTTTGCCATCTGATCCCTTTGGCATGGATATAAGCACTACATTTACTGCCCTTACTGGTTGGCTCGAGGATTTGGAGATGGACTATACTGGGTATAGTAGTGATCAGGTTGCTACTAGTGATGGGAGCTATCAATTGTTTGCTGGgttgaattttatttggaGCAATGCAATGCggttccaaaattttccaggGAGCATGAGGTTTGATTGTAGATCGAATGCAGCTGGTGGATTTTGTGATGGGTGTCTCGAGTTAGAGGGCACATGTGCATCTGGCCCCTGTGCTTTTGGGGTGACTTGTAATTTGGAGAACATATTTAGTTTGGGGAATGAATTAGTGGGCAATAAAGATGTAGGTATTATGGAGAGAAGTGAGGAATCTCATGAGGTTAGTTCTGATGGAGATGTAGGAGCTCCTCATTCAGCTCTTGGTTTTGCCCTTGCTTTTCTTGGTGTGCGGGATCTTCTTGTTGTTGAAACAGTTTGCAGATCACTGCGTTGGACGGTTCGGAATGATCCACTTTTATGGAGGAGTTTTCACATAGATCAACCATTGAATGAGAAAATTACTGATGATGTTCTTTTGCAATTAACTAATAGGGCTCAAGGTACCTTGCAATGTTTGAGCCTGGTTGAGTGTCCACGGATTACTGATGATGGATTGAAACAGGTGCTTGAAAATAATCCAAGGATAACCAAG CTAAGTGTGCCTGGATGTACAAGACTCAGCATTGAGGGGATTGTATCTAGCTTAAAGGCATTGAAGGCTATGGGTACACAGAGGGTGAAGCATTTAAGGATTGGTGGGATTTATGGAGTGACACAAGAGCATTTTGAAGAACTAAAGTTTTTATTGGGCACAGATGGTCACATGCAGCAGAATGCCCACAAGCCACATTTTTATCACAGAGAAAACTTGTATCTGTCATGTGAAGATGATCGCACTATTGATATTGAAATGTGTCCGAGATGCCAGAACCTGAGGTTAGTTTATGATTGCCCTGCTGAAGGTTGTCAGCAAAAGGAACATTCCTCTCAGGCATGCAGGGGATGCACGCTTTGTATAGCTCGGTGTTCTCAGTGTGGCTGTTGTATTAATGACagtgaatatgaggaaacattCTGCCTCGAGTTGCTTTGTTCAGATTGCTATAAGCAACTTCTAAAATGTCAGGAGAAGCAGGTCAATAAGATTACTCCGCCCAAGTCTCTTGCTCGCCATGTCTCTAGCTGCAGCGGACGTCTTCATGGCTAG
- the LOC8278429 gene encoding uncharacterized protein LOC8278429, translated as MDSGLSWADQWDYDTPDPPPQPESEKDKNKDKNGNKNKLRKKILSFQWMKDLRKKSQK; from the coding sequence atggatTCAGGGCTATCCTGGGCTGACCAATGGGACTATGACACCCCTGACCCTCCTCCGCAGCCAGAATCGGAAAAAGACAAGAACAAAGACAAGAATGGAAACAAGAACAAGCTTAGGAAGAAAATACTTAGCTTCCAATGGATGAAAGATTTACGCAAgaaatctcaaaaataa
- the LOC8278428 gene encoding uncharacterized protein LOC8278428 isoform X2, producing the protein MTNAYISRYHSFHHKAGRPLFTGRTYEGGPVRTISTYAAELVSPTASLIVRPPSSLVLAACATQSNAPQRSEEWFALRREKLTASTFNTALGFWKGNRRPELWSEKVFASETQIIGTSKRAMEWGVLNEAAAVDSYKSITGREVSHLGFAVHSAEQLEWLGASPDGLLGCFPEGGILEVKCPYNKGKPEVGLPWSTMPFYYMPQVQGQLEIMNREWADLYCWTPNGSTIFRVYRDRGYWELIQGILQEFWWENVIPAREALLLGKEEEAKAYKPTSTHRQTGLVIFKSVKLASDSKLLCREIAGHIEFYR; encoded by the coding sequence ATGACTAATGCCTACATAAGTAGATATCACAGTTTTCATCATAAAGCAGGAAGACCATTATTCACGGGGCGAACGTATGAAGGTGGACCTGTCAGAACCATATCCACCTATGCTGCAGAGTTGGTCTCTCCAACTGCCTCTCTCATTGTCCGTCCACCCTCATCACTAGTGTTGGCAGCCTGCGCTACCCAGTCTAATGCACCACAACGGTCAGAGGAATGGTTTGCACTGAGGAGGGAGAAACTGACTGCAAGCACATTCAATACTGCCTTGGGTTTTTGGAAAGGAAACCGTCGCCCTGAGCTCTGGAGTGAGAAGGTATTTGCATCAGAGACACAGATTATAGGAACCTCCAAAAGAGCCATGGAATGGGGTGTACTCAATGAAGCAGCAGCTGTAGACAGTTATAAGAGCATCACAGGTCGTGAAGTTAGCCATTTGGGATTCGCGGTCCATTCTGCCGAGCAACTTGAGTGGCTTGGTGCTTCCCCGGATGGTCTTCTTGGTTGCTTTCCTGAAGGTGGCATCCTGGAAGTTAAGTGCCCCTACAACAAGGGGAAGCCAGAAGTGGGTCTGCCCTGGTCAACTATGCCTTTTTATTACATGCCTCAAGTGCAGGGGCAATTGGAAATAATGAATAGAGAATGGGCGGATTTGTATTGCTGGACACCAAATGGAAGCACAATATTTCGTGTATATAGAGACCGTGGTTATTGGGAGCTAATACAAGGGATTTTGCAGGAATTTTGGTGGGAAAATGTCATACCTGCCAGGGAAGCTCTGTTGCTTGGGAAGGAAGAAGAGGCAAAAGCATATAAGCCAACATCCACTCACAGACAGACAGGACTTGTCATATTCAAGAGTGTGAAATTAGCTAGTGACTCCAAGCTGTTATGTAGGGAAATTGCTGGtcatattgaattttatagGTGA
- the LOC8278428 gene encoding uncharacterized protein LOC8278428 isoform X1 — protein sequence MRLFLASSIQSRASFGVVTENLSSHLLVSAKRVSFSHSKSLSVCGFCRTLGPNKAAFNSIIFLAMTNAYISRYHSFHHKAGRPLFTGRTYEGGPVRTISTYAAELVSPTASLIVRPPSSLVLAACATQSNAPQRSEEWFALRREKLTASTFNTALGFWKGNRRPELWSEKVFASETQIIGTSKRAMEWGVLNEAAAVDSYKSITGREVSHLGFAVHSAEQLEWLGASPDGLLGCFPEGGILEVKCPYNKGKPEVGLPWSTMPFYYMPQVQGQLEIMNREWADLYCWTPNGSTIFRVYRDRGYWELIQGILQEFWWENVIPAREALLLGKEEEAKAYKPTSTHRQTGLVIFKSVKLASDSKLLCREIAGHIEFYR from the exons atgaGGCTTTTCCTAGCTTCTTCTATACAATCCAGAGCTTCATTTGGTGTTGTTACTGAAAACCTTTCTTCCCATCTTTTAGTTTCAGCTAAAAGGGTCAGCTTTAGCCACTCAAAATCTCTTTCAG TGTGTGGCTTTTGTAGGACTTTGGGACCAAACAAAGCCGCCTTTAACAGCATCATTTTCTTGGCAATGACTAATGCCTACATAAGTAGATATCACAGTTTTCATCATAAAGCAGGAAGACCATTATTCACGGGGCGAACGTATGAAGGTGGACCTGTCAGAACCATATCCACCTATGCTGCAGAGTTGGTCTCTCCAACTGCCTCTCTCATTGTCCGTCCACCCTCATCACTAGTGTTGGCAGCCTGCGCTACCCAGTCTAATGCACCACAACGGTCAGAGGAATGGTTTGCACTGAGGAGGGAGAAACTGACTGCAAGCACATTCAATACTGCCTTGGGTTTTTGGAAAGGAAACCGTCGCCCTGAGCTCTGGAGTGAGAAGGTATTTGCATCAGAGACACAGATTATAGGAACCTCCAAAAGAGCCATGGAATGGGGTGTACTCAATGAAGCAGCAGCTGTAGACAGTTATAAGAGCATCACAGGTCGTGAAGTTAGCCATTTGGGATTCGCGGTCCATTCTGCCGAGCAACTTGAGTGGCTTGGTGCTTCCCCGGATGGTCTTCTTGGTTGCTTTCCTGAAGGTGGCATCCTGGAAGTTAAGTGCCCCTACAACAAGGGGAAGCCAGAAGTGGGTCTGCCCTGGTCAACTATGCCTTTTTATTACATGCCTCAAGTGCAGGGGCAATTGGAAATAATGAATAGAGAATGGGCGGATTTGTATTGCTGGACACCAAATGGAAGCACAATATTTCGTGTATATAGAGACCGTGGTTATTGGGAGCTAATACAAGGGATTTTGCAGGAATTTTGGTGGGAAAATGTCATACCTGCCAGGGAAGCTCTGTTGCTTGGGAAGGAAGAAGAGGCAAAAGCATATAAGCCAACATCCACTCACAGACAGACAGGACTTGTCATATTCAAGAGTGTGAAATTAGCTAGTGACTCCAAGCTGTTATGTAGGGAAATTGCTGGtcatattgaattttatagGTGA
- the LOC8278427 gene encoding trihelix transcription factor GT-1 isoform X5, giving the protein MYLSEKTRPIDFYKEEVAPTATRENMIIEVVSTNGELPPHQQHHHIHNPHNPQPQQQQQQQQQQMILGESSGEDTHEVKAPKKRAETWVQDETRSLIGLRREMDGLFNTSKSNKHLWESISSKMREKGFDRSPTMCTDKWRNLLKEFKKARHQERGSGSAKMSYYKEIDEILRERSKNAQYKSPTPTSKVDSFMQFADKGFDDTSISFGPVEVPWCAASGRPTLNLERRLDHDGHPLAITAADAVAASGVPPWNWRETPGSGAEGQSFGGRVITVKYGDYTRRIGIDGTADAIREAVKSAFRLRTKRAFWLEDEDQIIRSLDRDMPVGNYTLHLDEEEYAENVNRKNDSDLIELLID; this is encoded by the exons ATGTACTTATCAGAGAAAACTAGGCCTATTGATTTTTACAAAGAAGAAGTAGCACCAACAGCGACGAGAGAGAACATGATTATTGAAGTTGTTTCAACTAATGGAGAATTGCCACCTCATCAGCAACATCATCATATTCACAACCCACATAATCCTCAACCCCAACAACAAcagcaacagcagcagcaacagaTGATTCTTGGAGAAAGTAGTGGTGAAGATACGCATGAAGTGAAAGCACCAAAAAAGAGAGCTGAAACATGGGTTCAAGATGAAACAAGAAGTTTAATTGGTCTTAGAAGAGAAATGGATGGATTGTTTAATACTTCTAAGTCAAATAAGCATCTCTGGGAGtcaatttcttcaaaaatgagagaaaaagGATTTGATAGATCTCCTACTATGTGCACTGATAAGTGGAGAAACTTGttgaaagaatttaaaaaagcTAGACATCAAGAAAGAGGAAGTGGTTCTGCTAAAATGTCTTACTATAAAGAGATTGATGAGATTTTAAGGGAGAGGAGCAAGAATGCTCAGTACAAGAGTCCTACTCCTACTTCTAAAGTTGATTCCTTTATGCAATTTGCTGACAAAG GCTTTGATGATACTAGTATATCTTTTGGACCTGTGGAAG TTCCTTGGTGTGCAGCCAGTGGCAGGCCAACTCTCAACCTTGAAAGACGTCTAGATCATGATGGACATCCTCTTGCCATCACCGCAGCTGATGCAGTTGCAGCAAGTGGAGTTCCTCCTTGGAATTGGAGGGAGACCCCtggaagtg GTGCCGAGGGTCAATCATTTGGTGGGAGAGTGATAACAGTGAAGTATGGAGACTATACAAGAAGAATTGGTATTGATGGTACTGCAGATGCCATCAGGGAGGCAGTCAAGTCAGCTTTCAGATTAAGGACTAAACGTGCATTCTGGTTGGAGGATGAAGACCAGATAATTCGTAGTCTTGACAGGGACATGCCTGTGGGGAATTACACACTTCACCTTGATGAAG AAGAATATGCTGAGAATGTTAACAGAAAGAATGACTCAGATCTGATAGAGCTGCTCATAGATTAG
- the LOC8278427 gene encoding trihelix transcription factor GT-1 isoform X1, whose translation MYLSEKTRPIDFYKEEVAPTATRENMIIEVVSTNGELPPHQQHHHIHNPHNPQPQQQQQQQQQQMILGESSGEDTHEVKAPKKRAETWVQDETRSLIGLRREMDGLFNTSKSNKHLWESISSKMREKGFDRSPTMCTDKWRNLLKEFKKARHQERGSGSAKMSYYKEIDEILRERSKNAQYKSPTPTSKVDSFMQFADKGFDDTSISFGPVEVPWCAASGRPTLNLERRLDHDGHPLAITAADAVAASGVPPWNWRETPGSGAEGQSFGGRVITVKYGDYTRRIGIDGTADAIREAVKSAFRLRTKRAFWLEDEDQIIRSLDRDMPVGNYTLHLDEGLAIKVCLYDESDHIPVHTEEKVFYTEDDYREFLVRRGWTCLREFDGYRNIDNMDDLRPGVIYRGSS comes from the exons ATGTACTTATCAGAGAAAACTAGGCCTATTGATTTTTACAAAGAAGAAGTAGCACCAACAGCGACGAGAGAGAACATGATTATTGAAGTTGTTTCAACTAATGGAGAATTGCCACCTCATCAGCAACATCATCATATTCACAACCCACATAATCCTCAACCCCAACAACAAcagcaacagcagcagcaacagaTGATTCTTGGAGAAAGTAGTGGTGAAGATACGCATGAAGTGAAAGCACCAAAAAAGAGAGCTGAAACATGGGTTCAAGATGAAACAAGAAGTTTAATTGGTCTTAGAAGAGAAATGGATGGATTGTTTAATACTTCTAAGTCAAATAAGCATCTCTGGGAGtcaatttcttcaaaaatgagagaaaaagGATTTGATAGATCTCCTACTATGTGCACTGATAAGTGGAGAAACTTGttgaaagaatttaaaaaagcTAGACATCAAGAAAGAGGAAGTGGTTCTGCTAAAATGTCTTACTATAAAGAGATTGATGAGATTTTAAGGGAGAGGAGCAAGAATGCTCAGTACAAGAGTCCTACTCCTACTTCTAAAGTTGATTCCTTTATGCAATTTGCTGACAAAG GCTTTGATGATACTAGTATATCTTTTGGACCTGTGGAAG TTCCTTGGTGTGCAGCCAGTGGCAGGCCAACTCTCAACCTTGAAAGACGTCTAGATCATGATGGACATCCTCTTGCCATCACCGCAGCTGATGCAGTTGCAGCAAGTGGAGTTCCTCCTTGGAATTGGAGGGAGACCCCtggaagtg GTGCCGAGGGTCAATCATTTGGTGGGAGAGTGATAACAGTGAAGTATGGAGACTATACAAGAAGAATTGGTATTGATGGTACTGCAGATGCCATCAGGGAGGCAGTCAAGTCAGCTTTCAGATTAAGGACTAAACGTGCATTCTGGTTGGAGGATGAAGACCAGATAATTCGTAGTCTTGACAGGGACATGCCTGTGGGGAATTACACACTTCACCTTGATGAAG GATTAGCTATCAAAGTGTGCCTGTATGATGAGTCAGACCACATACCAGTGCATACTGAGGAAAAAGTTTTCTACACTGAAGATGACTACAGAGAATTTCTGGTTCGTCGAGGCTGGACATGCCTAAGGGAATTTGACGGTTATAGAAACATCGATAACATGGATGATCTTCGACCTGGTGTTATATATCGCGGTTCGAGTTGA
- the LOC8278427 gene encoding trihelix transcription factor GT-1 isoform X3 gives MYLSEKTRPIDFYKEEVAPTATRENMIIEVVSTNGELPPHQQHHHIHNPHNPQPQQQQQQQQQQMILGESSGEDTHEVKAPKKRAETWVQDETRSLIGLRREMDGLFNTSKSNKHLWESISSKMREKGFDRSPTMCTDKWRNLLKEFKKARHQERGSGSAKMSYYKEIDEILRERSKNAQYKSPTPTSKVDSFMQFADKVPWCAASGRPTLNLERRLDHDGHPLAITAADAVAASGVPPWNWRETPGSGAEGQSFGGRVITVKYGDYTRRIGIDGTADAIREAVKSAFRLRTKRAFWLEDEDQIIRSLDRDMPVGNYTLHLDEGLAIKVCLYDESDHIPVHTEEKVFYTEDDYREFLVRRGWTCLREFDGYRNIDNMDDLRPGVIYRGSS, from the exons ATGTACTTATCAGAGAAAACTAGGCCTATTGATTTTTACAAAGAAGAAGTAGCACCAACAGCGACGAGAGAGAACATGATTATTGAAGTTGTTTCAACTAATGGAGAATTGCCACCTCATCAGCAACATCATCATATTCACAACCCACATAATCCTCAACCCCAACAACAAcagcaacagcagcagcaacagaTGATTCTTGGAGAAAGTAGTGGTGAAGATACGCATGAAGTGAAAGCACCAAAAAAGAGAGCTGAAACATGGGTTCAAGATGAAACAAGAAGTTTAATTGGTCTTAGAAGAGAAATGGATGGATTGTTTAATACTTCTAAGTCAAATAAGCATCTCTGGGAGtcaatttcttcaaaaatgagagaaaaagGATTTGATAGATCTCCTACTATGTGCACTGATAAGTGGAGAAACTTGttgaaagaatttaaaaaagcTAGACATCAAGAAAGAGGAAGTGGTTCTGCTAAAATGTCTTACTATAAAGAGATTGATGAGATTTTAAGGGAGAGGAGCAAGAATGCTCAGTACAAGAGTCCTACTCCTACTTCTAAAGTTGATTCCTTTATGCAATTTGCTGACAAAG TTCCTTGGTGTGCAGCCAGTGGCAGGCCAACTCTCAACCTTGAAAGACGTCTAGATCATGATGGACATCCTCTTGCCATCACCGCAGCTGATGCAGTTGCAGCAAGTGGAGTTCCTCCTTGGAATTGGAGGGAGACCCCtggaagtg GTGCCGAGGGTCAATCATTTGGTGGGAGAGTGATAACAGTGAAGTATGGAGACTATACAAGAAGAATTGGTATTGATGGTACTGCAGATGCCATCAGGGAGGCAGTCAAGTCAGCTTTCAGATTAAGGACTAAACGTGCATTCTGGTTGGAGGATGAAGACCAGATAATTCGTAGTCTTGACAGGGACATGCCTGTGGGGAATTACACACTTCACCTTGATGAAG GATTAGCTATCAAAGTGTGCCTGTATGATGAGTCAGACCACATACCAGTGCATACTGAGGAAAAAGTTTTCTACACTGAAGATGACTACAGAGAATTTCTGGTTCGTCGAGGCTGGACATGCCTAAGGGAATTTGACGGTTATAGAAACATCGATAACATGGATGATCTTCGACCTGGTGTTATATATCGCGGTTCGAGTTGA
- the LOC8278427 gene encoding trihelix transcription factor GT-1 isoform X4 has product MYLSEKTRPIDFYKEEVAPTATRENMIIEVVSTNGELPPHQQHHHIHNPHNPQPQQQQQQQQQQMILGESSGEDTHEVKAPKKRAETWVQDETRSLIGLRREMDGLFNTSKSNKHLWESISSKMREKGFDRSPTMCTDKWRNLLKEFKKARHQERGSGSAKMSYYKEIDEILRERSKNAQYKSPTPTSKVDSFMQFADKASGRPTLNLERRLDHDGHPLAITAADAVAASGVPPWNWRETPGSGAEGQSFGGRVITVKYGDYTRRIGIDGTADAIREAVKSAFRLRTKRAFWLEDEDQIIRSLDRDMPVGNYTLHLDEGLAIKVCLYDESDHIPVHTEEKVFYTEDDYREFLVRRGWTCLREFDGYRNIDNMDDLRPGVIYRGSS; this is encoded by the exons ATGTACTTATCAGAGAAAACTAGGCCTATTGATTTTTACAAAGAAGAAGTAGCACCAACAGCGACGAGAGAGAACATGATTATTGAAGTTGTTTCAACTAATGGAGAATTGCCACCTCATCAGCAACATCATCATATTCACAACCCACATAATCCTCAACCCCAACAACAAcagcaacagcagcagcaacagaTGATTCTTGGAGAAAGTAGTGGTGAAGATACGCATGAAGTGAAAGCACCAAAAAAGAGAGCTGAAACATGGGTTCAAGATGAAACAAGAAGTTTAATTGGTCTTAGAAGAGAAATGGATGGATTGTTTAATACTTCTAAGTCAAATAAGCATCTCTGGGAGtcaatttcttcaaaaatgagagaaaaagGATTTGATAGATCTCCTACTATGTGCACTGATAAGTGGAGAAACTTGttgaaagaatttaaaaaagcTAGACATCAAGAAAGAGGAAGTGGTTCTGCTAAAATGTCTTACTATAAAGAGATTGATGAGATTTTAAGGGAGAGGAGCAAGAATGCTCAGTACAAGAGTCCTACTCCTACTTCTAAAGTTGATTCCTTTATGCAATTTGCTGACAAAG CCAGTGGCAGGCCAACTCTCAACCTTGAAAGACGTCTAGATCATGATGGACATCCTCTTGCCATCACCGCAGCTGATGCAGTTGCAGCAAGTGGAGTTCCTCCTTGGAATTGGAGGGAGACCCCtggaagtg GTGCCGAGGGTCAATCATTTGGTGGGAGAGTGATAACAGTGAAGTATGGAGACTATACAAGAAGAATTGGTATTGATGGTACTGCAGATGCCATCAGGGAGGCAGTCAAGTCAGCTTTCAGATTAAGGACTAAACGTGCATTCTGGTTGGAGGATGAAGACCAGATAATTCGTAGTCTTGACAGGGACATGCCTGTGGGGAATTACACACTTCACCTTGATGAAG GATTAGCTATCAAAGTGTGCCTGTATGATGAGTCAGACCACATACCAGTGCATACTGAGGAAAAAGTTTTCTACACTGAAGATGACTACAGAGAATTTCTGGTTCGTCGAGGCTGGACATGCCTAAGGGAATTTGACGGTTATAGAAACATCGATAACATGGATGATCTTCGACCTGGTGTTATATATCGCGGTTCGAGTTGA
- the LOC8278427 gene encoding trihelix transcription factor GT-1 isoform X2: protein MYLSEKTRPIDFYKEEVAPTATRENMIIEVVSTNGELPPHQQHHHIHNPHNPQPQQQQQQQQQQMILGESSGEDTHEVKAPKKRAETWVQDETRSLIGLRREMDGLFNTSKSNKHLWESISSKMREKGFDRSPTMCTDKWRNLLKEFKKARHQERGSGSAKMSYYKEIDEILRERSKNAQYKSPTPTSKVDSFMQFADKGFDDTSISFGPVEASGRPTLNLERRLDHDGHPLAITAADAVAASGVPPWNWRETPGSGAEGQSFGGRVITVKYGDYTRRIGIDGTADAIREAVKSAFRLRTKRAFWLEDEDQIIRSLDRDMPVGNYTLHLDEGLAIKVCLYDESDHIPVHTEEKVFYTEDDYREFLVRRGWTCLREFDGYRNIDNMDDLRPGVIYRGSS, encoded by the exons ATGTACTTATCAGAGAAAACTAGGCCTATTGATTTTTACAAAGAAGAAGTAGCACCAACAGCGACGAGAGAGAACATGATTATTGAAGTTGTTTCAACTAATGGAGAATTGCCACCTCATCAGCAACATCATCATATTCACAACCCACATAATCCTCAACCCCAACAACAAcagcaacagcagcagcaacagaTGATTCTTGGAGAAAGTAGTGGTGAAGATACGCATGAAGTGAAAGCACCAAAAAAGAGAGCTGAAACATGGGTTCAAGATGAAACAAGAAGTTTAATTGGTCTTAGAAGAGAAATGGATGGATTGTTTAATACTTCTAAGTCAAATAAGCATCTCTGGGAGtcaatttcttcaaaaatgagagaaaaagGATTTGATAGATCTCCTACTATGTGCACTGATAAGTGGAGAAACTTGttgaaagaatttaaaaaagcTAGACATCAAGAAAGAGGAAGTGGTTCTGCTAAAATGTCTTACTATAAAGAGATTGATGAGATTTTAAGGGAGAGGAGCAAGAATGCTCAGTACAAGAGTCCTACTCCTACTTCTAAAGTTGATTCCTTTATGCAATTTGCTGACAAAG GCTTTGATGATACTAGTATATCTTTTGGACCTGTGGAAG CCAGTGGCAGGCCAACTCTCAACCTTGAAAGACGTCTAGATCATGATGGACATCCTCTTGCCATCACCGCAGCTGATGCAGTTGCAGCAAGTGGAGTTCCTCCTTGGAATTGGAGGGAGACCCCtggaagtg GTGCCGAGGGTCAATCATTTGGTGGGAGAGTGATAACAGTGAAGTATGGAGACTATACAAGAAGAATTGGTATTGATGGTACTGCAGATGCCATCAGGGAGGCAGTCAAGTCAGCTTTCAGATTAAGGACTAAACGTGCATTCTGGTTGGAGGATGAAGACCAGATAATTCGTAGTCTTGACAGGGACATGCCTGTGGGGAATTACACACTTCACCTTGATGAAG GATTAGCTATCAAAGTGTGCCTGTATGATGAGTCAGACCACATACCAGTGCATACTGAGGAAAAAGTTTTCTACACTGAAGATGACTACAGAGAATTTCTGGTTCGTCGAGGCTGGACATGCCTAAGGGAATTTGACGGTTATAGAAACATCGATAACATGGATGATCTTCGACCTGGTGTTATATATCGCGGTTCGAGTTGA